A single window of Nocardioides baekrokdamisoli DNA harbors:
- a CDS encoding diacylglycerol/lipid kinase family protein, translating into MRSFSFLVNPVSGGGVAPAAAIPVARLLRDAGAEVEVIDSPGPEATSELVKAGVARGDVIVAVGGDGMLSSVAGQVSEEGGILGMLPAGRGNDFARMLQLSHDPDVIAQTLLEGTETSVDLISVTLPGSDRRLVAGSLYSGVDALASEIVDRVRWMPSRLQYPYAALHSLATYVPCSFTVVVDGASHSFVGSNVVVANSGYYGKGMHIAPGASVTDGVLDVVVIEAASRREMMRAFPKVYDGRHIALDQVTVLRGSRIEISGTPSVAMGADGEAVGWLPTTAEAPAVVEVLPGALTILT; encoded by the coding sequence GTGAGGTCCTTCTCGTTCCTCGTCAACCCGGTGTCGGGCGGCGGAGTCGCTCCGGCAGCCGCCATTCCGGTTGCACGACTCCTTCGTGACGCCGGTGCCGAGGTCGAAGTGATTGACTCGCCCGGCCCGGAGGCGACGTCGGAGCTGGTGAAGGCCGGAGTGGCCAGGGGCGACGTCATCGTCGCAGTCGGTGGGGACGGCATGCTCTCCTCGGTTGCCGGTCAGGTCTCGGAGGAGGGCGGGATCCTCGGGATGCTGCCGGCGGGACGTGGCAACGACTTCGCGCGAATGCTCCAGCTGTCCCACGATCCCGACGTCATTGCCCAGACCCTCCTCGAGGGCACCGAGACGTCCGTGGACCTGATCTCGGTGACCCTGCCCGGCTCCGACCGGCGCCTCGTCGCCGGCTCGCTGTACTCCGGTGTGGATGCGCTCGCCAGCGAGATCGTCGACCGGGTGCGATGGATGCCGTCCCGGCTTCAGTACCCGTACGCGGCGCTGCACTCCCTGGCCACGTACGTCCCGTGCTCGTTCACCGTCGTGGTCGACGGCGCGTCGCACTCCTTCGTCGGCTCGAACGTGGTGGTCGCCAACTCCGGCTACTACGGCAAGGGCATGCACATCGCCCCCGGTGCGTCCGTCACGGACGGAGTCCTCGACGTGGTGGTCATCGAGGCCGCCTCGCGCCGGGAGATGATGCGCGCGTTCCCCAAGGTGTACGACGGCCGGCACATCGCGCTCGACCAGGTGACTGTGCTGCGCGGCTCGAGGATCGAGATCAGCGGTACGCCCTCGGTGGCGATGGGAGCTGACGGCGAGGCCGTCGGTTGGCTCCCGACCACGGCAGAGGCTCCGGCGGTGGTCGAGGTGCTGCCCGGCGCGCTGACCATCCTCACCTGA
- a CDS encoding TetR/AcrR family transcriptional regulator: protein MTSDRNSDRFLDAAREVILSVGWKRATLTDVARRAGVSRMTVYRAYPDMQSILADLMTREWTAQIAGVVATREIDEDDVPGVFARKFTAAVSALRSDELFRRIIEVDPEQLLPYLIDRRGRSQDVVIDLLAGRIETAQRLQQVRAGNPLLIARSLMLAAHGFAISASTMHGDRLTQVDFDTELTTLVRRYLAP from the coding sequence ATGACGTCCGATCGTAACAGTGATCGATTCCTGGACGCCGCTCGCGAGGTGATCCTGAGCGTCGGCTGGAAGCGGGCGACCCTGACCGACGTGGCTCGGCGGGCCGGCGTGTCGCGGATGACCGTGTATCGGGCGTACCCGGACATGCAGTCGATCCTCGCCGACCTGATGACGCGTGAATGGACTGCACAGATCGCCGGAGTCGTCGCGACGCGGGAGATCGACGAGGACGATGTGCCCGGCGTGTTCGCACGCAAGTTCACCGCGGCGGTCTCCGCGCTGCGCAGCGACGAACTGTTCCGCCGGATCATCGAGGTCGACCCCGAACAGCTGTTGCCCTATCTGATCGACCGGCGCGGCCGCTCGCAAGATGTCGTGATCGATCTTCTCGCCGGCCGGATCGAGACGGCTCAGCGACTCCAGCAGGTCCGGGCCGGGAATCCTCTGCTCATCGCCCGCTCCCTGATGCTCGCGGCCCATGGCTTCGCGATCTCCGCCAGCACGATGCACGGCGACCGGCTCACCCAGGTCGACTTCGACACCGAACTCACCACCCTCGTCCGGAGGTACCTCGCACCATGA
- a CDS encoding fatty acid desaturase: MSATTRQPAPVATRHALPDPGEEVPTISWPIVGIFSGALAAFAFSSWAALAHRLPGAATIALSATAIFVLFTVVHDAAHYSISTHRWVNVAFGRVAMLFVSPLISFRSFAFIHIEHHRNTNDDDGSDPDHFVSGAPWWQLPVRFPLMDVPYLTFLVRNVKRRPRGEVLETAFLLVVSIALIVTSAFTGHLWMLAVVYLIPERVAMFVLAWWFDWLPHHDLEDTQQENRYRATRNRVGSEWILTPLLLSQNYHLVHHLHPSIPFHRYVAAWKRNEDAYLERDAAIGTVFGQQLDPSEYREWKMLNGKLARLLPIRMPKRSSVRAAVFHTVPIASVDRLTDDSVLIQFDVPDELRDQFSFEPGQHITVRTDLGGEGVRRNYSVCSSAVSDTLAIAVKHIPGGAFSTHAMEHLRAGDTLELMTPTGSFGTPLDALARRTYVAMVAGSGITPALSIVQTTLAVETESRFTLIYGNRDADSTMFREELEDLEARYADRLRIIHVRSRDPRHPADLRGRVDSAKLATWLEVDLAIDSVDEWFLCGPVEMVTDLRDLLLEHGAESGRVHVELFHGFQQRRVTDDFTAATVNIGLRGRQREVDLAAGDTVLEAALKAGLDAPYACLGGACGTCKAKVLMGSATMEQNFALPSAAVDAGYVLTCQSHPTTPTLSVDYDA; the protein is encoded by the coding sequence ATGTCAGCAACGACAAGGCAGCCCGCGCCAGTAGCCACTCGTCATGCGCTTCCTGACCCCGGCGAAGAGGTCCCGACGATCTCGTGGCCCATCGTCGGGATCTTCTCCGGAGCGCTCGCGGCCTTTGCGTTCTCCAGTTGGGCGGCGCTGGCCCATCGGCTGCCAGGGGCGGCGACCATCGCGCTCAGCGCGACCGCGATCTTCGTGCTGTTCACCGTGGTGCACGACGCCGCTCACTATTCGATCAGCACCCACCGCTGGGTGAACGTGGCCTTCGGACGAGTCGCGATGCTCTTCGTCTCGCCGCTGATCTCGTTCAGGTCGTTCGCGTTCATCCACATCGAGCACCATCGCAACACCAACGACGACGACGGGAGCGATCCCGACCATTTCGTGAGCGGCGCTCCTTGGTGGCAGCTTCCGGTTCGTTTTCCACTCATGGACGTGCCGTACCTGACGTTCCTGGTGCGCAACGTCAAGCGCCGACCCCGCGGAGAGGTGTTGGAGACCGCGTTCCTGCTTGTGGTGAGCATCGCACTGATCGTCACCTCAGCCTTCACCGGACACCTCTGGATGCTGGCTGTGGTCTACCTGATCCCCGAGCGCGTCGCGATGTTCGTCCTGGCGTGGTGGTTCGACTGGTTGCCGCACCACGACCTCGAGGACACCCAGCAGGAGAACCGCTACCGCGCGACGCGCAACCGCGTGGGCTCTGAATGGATCCTCACGCCCCTGTTGCTTTCGCAGAACTACCACCTCGTCCACCACCTGCACCCCTCGATTCCCTTCCACCGCTACGTCGCGGCGTGGAAGCGCAACGAGGACGCCTACCTTGAGCGGGACGCCGCGATCGGCACCGTGTTCGGCCAGCAGCTGGATCCGAGTGAGTACCGCGAGTGGAAGATGCTGAACGGCAAACTGGCCCGTCTCCTGCCCATCCGGATGCCGAAGCGCTCCTCCGTCCGCGCGGCCGTGTTCCACACTGTCCCGATCGCCAGCGTCGACCGGTTGACTGACGACAGCGTGCTGATCCAGTTCGACGTGCCCGATGAGTTGCGCGACCAGTTCTCCTTCGAGCCCGGTCAGCACATCACCGTCCGTACGGACCTCGGCGGCGAGGGTGTCCGGCGCAACTACTCCGTCTGTTCATCGGCTGTCTCGGACACGCTGGCGATCGCCGTCAAGCACATTCCGGGCGGAGCCTTCTCCACCCATGCGATGGAGCACCTGCGTGCCGGCGACACGCTCGAACTGATGACCCCGACGGGTTCATTTGGCACGCCACTCGACGCCTTGGCGAGGAGGACGTACGTCGCGATGGTGGCCGGCAGCGGCATCACTCCCGCGTTGTCGATCGTCCAGACCACCCTCGCGGTGGAGACGGAGAGTCGCTTCACCTTGATCTATGGCAACCGGGACGCCGACAGCACGATGTTCCGTGAGGAACTCGAGGACCTGGAGGCGCGGTACGCCGATCGGCTCCGGATCATCCACGTTCGCTCCCGCGATCCGCGACACCCCGCAGATCTGCGCGGGCGCGTCGACAGTGCCAAACTCGCGACGTGGCTCGAGGTCGATCTGGCGATCGACTCTGTCGACGAATGGTTCCTGTGCGGCCCGGTTGAGATGGTGACCGACCTGCGTGACCTGCTCCTCGAGCACGGCGCGGAATCAGGCCGGGTTCACGTGGAGCTCTTCCACGGCTTCCAGCAGCGCAGGGTCACCGACGATTTCACCGCAGCGACCGTGAACATCGGCCTGCGGGGTCGCCAGCGCGAGGTCGATCTCGCGGCGGGGGACACGGTCCTCGAAGCCGCCCTGAAGGCCGGCCTCGATGCGCCGTACGCCTGCCTCGGCGGAGCCTGCGGCACCTGCAAGGCGAAGGTGTTGATGGGGTCGGCGACGATGGAACAGAACTTCGCCCTGCCATCGGCCGCTGTGGACGCCGGGTACGTCCTCACGTGCCAATCGCACCCGACCACACCGACGTTGTCTGTGGACTACGACGCCTGA
- a CDS encoding FAD-binding oxidoreductase, whose protein sequence is MSQEMHPQRWGSPSHAAPLPESTQGLVEFAFGAFSTPALDMVTLPDSGLDEGALAGLRGLLGAENVLTDDETRRLRTRGKSTPDLLKARTGDLSDAPDAVVRPGSHDDVVKVLAWAVEQHVAVVPFGGGTSVTGGLVARRDGYAGLISLDLIRLNQLLSVDPISMTATLQPGMRGPEAEAALAQHGMTLGHFPQSFEFASIGGFAATRSSGQNSAGFGRFDQMVVGLRMATPIGDLISGSSPLNAAGPDLRQVAMGSEGTFGVITEVTVRVRAIATGTAYEAWRFDSFSSGQDAMRHLAQNQILPTIIRLSDETETALNLASQTAVGAEAPSGCLMIVGYEGASIDNKRAVVTRALTALGGTSLGEERGKTWLEGRFHAPYLRDSMLDSGVLVETLETATFWSNTDRLYSSVKTALGTSLGEGALVLCHVSHVYETGCSLYFTVAAKQGDNPLERWLAAKAAASDAMIESGATITHHHAVGTDHKAWLEREIGPVGVAILRGIKAAVDPTGILNPGVLIP, encoded by the coding sequence ATGAGCCAGGAAATGCATCCACAGCGTTGGGGTAGCCCGTCACACGCAGCACCGCTTCCGGAGTCGACCCAGGGGCTGGTCGAGTTCGCGTTCGGCGCGTTCAGTACGCCCGCGCTCGACATGGTCACGCTGCCGGACTCCGGACTCGACGAGGGCGCCCTTGCGGGTCTTCGCGGCCTCCTCGGCGCCGAGAACGTCCTGACCGACGACGAGACCCGCCGCCTCCGTACACGGGGCAAGTCGACGCCCGATCTGTTGAAGGCGCGGACCGGTGACCTCTCCGACGCTCCGGATGCCGTGGTCCGACCCGGCTCGCACGATGACGTCGTCAAGGTGCTGGCCTGGGCTGTCGAGCAGCACGTCGCCGTGGTGCCTTTCGGCGGCGGCACGTCCGTCACCGGTGGACTCGTCGCCCGGCGCGACGGATACGCCGGGCTGATCAGCCTCGACCTGATCCGCCTCAACCAACTCCTGAGCGTGGACCCGATCTCCATGACCGCGACCCTGCAGCCGGGCATGCGCGGCCCCGAGGCCGAGGCCGCCCTGGCTCAGCACGGGATGACGCTGGGGCACTTCCCGCAGTCCTTCGAGTTCGCCTCGATCGGTGGCTTCGCGGCCACCCGCAGCAGTGGTCAGAACAGCGCCGGTTTCGGCCGCTTCGACCAGATGGTCGTCGGTCTGCGGATGGCGACCCCGATCGGGGACCTGATCTCCGGTTCGTCGCCCCTCAACGCCGCCGGCCCCGACCTGCGTCAGGTGGCCATGGGATCCGAGGGCACCTTCGGCGTCATCACCGAGGTGACCGTCCGGGTCCGTGCGATCGCCACGGGGACGGCGTACGAGGCGTGGCGCTTCGACTCCTTCAGTAGTGGCCAGGACGCCATGCGTCATCTCGCGCAGAACCAGATCCTGCCCACGATCATCCGGCTGTCCGATGAGACCGAGACTGCCCTCAACCTGGCCAGCCAGACCGCCGTCGGGGCAGAGGCGCCGTCGGGCTGCCTGATGATCGTCGGGTACGAGGGTGCCTCGATCGACAACAAGCGCGCGGTCGTCACCCGTGCGCTGACCGCCCTGGGCGGGACGTCGCTGGGTGAGGAGCGAGGCAAGACCTGGCTCGAGGGCCGGTTCCACGCCCCGTACCTGCGCGACTCGATGCTCGACTCGGGTGTCCTGGTCGAGACCCTCGAGACGGCCACCTTCTGGTCCAACACGGACCGGCTCTACAGCAGTGTCAAGACCGCGCTCGGGACCAGCCTCGGCGAGGGCGCTCTCGTGCTCTGCCACGTCTCGCACGTCTACGAGACCGGCTGTTCGCTCTACTTCACCGTCGCTGCCAAGCAGGGTGACAACCCGCTGGAGCGCTGGCTGGCGGCGAAGGCCGCGGCGAGCGACGCGATGATCGAGTCGGGCGCGACGATCACCCATCACCACGCGGTCGGCACCGATCACAAGGCCTGGCTCGAGCGCGAGATCGGACCGGTTGGAGTGGCGATCCTGCGCGGGATCAAGGCCGCGGTCGACCCGACAGGCATCCTCAACCCCGGGGTCCTGATCCCGTGA
- a CDS encoding aquaporin — MNLDLARKAAAELIGTAFLVAAVVGSGIAATRLSPNAVGLELLENSLITGAALVALILTLQPVSAAFNPVVTLVEAVLGLVRWADAAVLAVAQIVGGVLGAIVANLMFHLDAISMSTHTRSAGNLWLGEVVATFGLILVVFGAIRTGRTQTIAFAVGAYITAAYWFTSSTSFANPAVTIARMFSDTFSGIEPSSVLMFIAMQVVGAGLGCVVVRFLYPHLTETEAS; from the coding sequence GTGAACCTCGATCTGGCCCGCAAGGCGGCCGCCGAACTGATCGGCACCGCGTTCCTCGTCGCGGCGGTCGTCGGCTCCGGCATCGCGGCCACGCGACTCTCCCCCAACGCCGTCGGCCTCGAACTCCTGGAGAACAGCCTCATCACCGGGGCAGCGCTGGTCGCACTGATCCTGACGTTGCAGCCGGTGTCGGCGGCGTTCAACCCGGTCGTCACCCTGGTCGAAGCGGTGCTCGGCCTGGTGCGCTGGGCGGACGCGGCCGTGCTGGCCGTGGCGCAGATCGTCGGCGGGGTGCTCGGAGCGATCGTCGCGAACCTGATGTTCCATCTGGACGCGATCTCGATGTCGACCCACACCCGATCGGCAGGCAACCTCTGGCTGGGCGAGGTGGTGGCGACCTTCGGACTCATCCTGGTTGTCTTCGGAGCGATCCGCACAGGGCGTACGCAGACCATCGCCTTTGCCGTCGGGGCTTACATCACCGCCGCGTACTGGTTCACGTCCTCGACCAGCTTCGCGAACCCCGCGGTGACCATCGCCCGGATGTTCTCCGACACCTTCTCGGGCATTGAACCGTCATCGGTCCTGATGTTCATCGCGATGCAGGTCGTCGGCGCCGGCCTCGGCTGCGTCGTCGTCCGATTCCTCTACCCGCACCTGACCGAGACCGAGGCCTCATGA
- a CDS encoding toxin-antitoxin system antitoxin subunit, with amino-acid sequence MTIRITVSLPDEIVHKAQQAVAAGQAASVSAYVADAISEKQHGVPLGELLAAWDAELGRPSDEVYAWAEAELDRTDAEWAAQRTAKA; translated from the coding sequence ATGACGATCAGGATCACCGTCAGCCTTCCGGACGAGATCGTCCACAAGGCCCAGCAAGCGGTCGCCGCCGGACAGGCCGCGTCAGTCTCGGCGTACGTCGCCGACGCGATCTCCGAGAAGCAACACGGGGTGCCTCTCGGAGAGCTTCTGGCCGCGTGGGATGCCGAACTCGGCAGGCCCAGTGACGAGGTCTACGCCTGGGCCGAAGCCGAACTCGACCGAACGGATGCCGAATGGGCAGCCCAACGCACAGCGAAGGCCTGA
- the lpdA gene encoding dihydrolipoyl dehydrogenase: MTHFDVLVLGAGPGGYVAAIRAAQLGKSVAVVEDKYWGGVCLNVGCIPSKALLKNAELAHTLKHDKAKYGIEGDATMSYGPTWERSRAVSAGIVKGVHFLMKKNKITEIDGWGTLTSPTSISVAKDGANTEHTFDNLIIATGATVRSVPGVVPNGQNIVTYEEQILDSNLPKSMIIGGSGAIGVEFAYVMQNFGVDVTIVEYADRMVPTEDADVSKELLRHYKKLGVNVLLSTAVKGAVDAGSGVEVTVAPSAGGEETVLKADKMLAAFGFAPRLAGYGLEATGVATTDRGAIKVDDFGRTNVPNVYAIGDVTGLMMLAHVAEAQGVVVSETIAGVETMPVEIDFIPRATYCHPQIASFGYSEQQAKDKGYDVKTATFPFSANGKAMGLGEPVGFVKIIADAKYNEIIGAAMIGPDVTELLPVLTLAQKWDLTADEVSRNVFAHPTLGESVKEAVEGIVGHMINL, from the coding sequence GTGACCCATTTCGACGTTCTCGTACTCGGTGCTGGCCCTGGTGGCTACGTCGCCGCCATCCGCGCAGCCCAGCTCGGCAAGTCCGTTGCCGTGGTCGAGGACAAGTACTGGGGTGGTGTCTGCCTCAACGTCGGTTGCATTCCGTCCAAGGCCCTGCTGAAGAACGCCGAGCTGGCGCACACGCTCAAGCATGACAAGGCCAAGTACGGCATCGAGGGTGACGCAACGATGTCGTACGGCCCGACGTGGGAGCGCTCGCGCGCGGTCTCGGCGGGCATCGTCAAGGGCGTCCACTTCCTGATGAAGAAGAACAAGATCACCGAGATCGACGGCTGGGGCACGCTGACCTCGCCGACCTCGATCTCGGTCGCGAAGGATGGTGCCAACACTGAGCACACCTTCGACAACCTGATCATCGCCACCGGCGCGACCGTCCGCTCGGTCCCGGGTGTGGTGCCGAACGGCCAGAACATCGTCACCTACGAGGAGCAGATCCTCGACTCGAACCTGCCGAAGTCGATGATCATCGGCGGCTCCGGAGCGATCGGCGTCGAGTTCGCGTACGTCATGCAGAACTTCGGGGTCGACGTCACCATCGTCGAGTACGCGGACCGGATGGTCCCGACCGAGGATGCCGACGTCTCCAAGGAACTGTTGCGTCACTACAAGAAGTTGGGCGTCAACGTCCTTCTCTCCACCGCTGTCAAGGGTGCCGTCGACGCCGGTTCGGGCGTTGAGGTCACCGTCGCCCCGTCCGCCGGTGGTGAGGAGACCGTCCTCAAGGCCGACAAGATGCTCGCTGCCTTCGGCTTCGCGCCGCGACTGGCCGGGTACGGCCTCGAGGCGACCGGCGTCGCGACCACTGACCGCGGCGCGATCAAGGTTGACGACTTCGGCCGCACCAACGTCCCGAACGTCTACGCCATTGGCGACGTCACTGGTCTGATGATGCTCGCGCACGTCGCCGAGGCCCAGGGTGTCGTCGTCTCCGAGACCATCGCCGGCGTCGAGACGATGCCGGTCGAGATCGACTTCATCCCGCGCGCCACCTACTGTCACCCGCAGATCGCTTCCTTCGGCTACAGCGAGCAGCAGGCCAAGGACAAGGGCTACGACGTGAAGACCGCGACATTCCCGTTCTCCGCGAACGGCAAGGCCATGGGCCTCGGCGAGCCGGTCGGCTTCGTCAAGATCATCGCGGACGCGAAGTACAACGAGATCATCGGCGCCGCGATGATCGGCCCCGACGTGACCGAACTCCTGCCGGTGCTCACGCTGGCGCAGAAGTGGGACCTCACCGCCGACGAGGTCTCCCGCAACGTCTTCGCGCACCCGACCCTGGGTGAGTCCGTGAAGGAAGCCGTGGAGGGCATCGTCGGCCACATGATCAACCTCTGA
- a CDS encoding arsenate reductase ArsC, whose translation MSTKPTVLFVCVHNAGRSQMAAGYLQHLAGDRVEVLSAGSKPGNEINAVAVAAMAEEGIDIAGNQPKVLTDEAVEASDVVITMGCGDECRWYPGKRYEDWQLEDPAGQGIDAVRPIRDEIRTRIEALISEIAPA comes from the coding sequence ATGAGCACCAAGCCCACCGTCCTGTTCGTCTGCGTCCACAACGCCGGTCGCTCCCAGATGGCTGCCGGCTACCTCCAGCACCTGGCCGGCGACCGGGTAGAGGTGCTGTCGGCCGGGTCGAAGCCAGGCAACGAGATCAACGCGGTCGCCGTCGCTGCGATGGCCGAAGAGGGCATCGACATCGCCGGCAACCAGCCCAAGGTCCTCACCGACGAGGCTGTCGAGGCCTCCGATGTGGTGATCACGATGGGCTGCGGCGACGAGTGCCGTTGGTACCCCGGCAAGCGCTACGAGGACTGGCAACTCGAAGACCCGGCCGGCCAGGGCATCGACGCCGTCCGACCGATCCGGGACGAGATCCGTACGCGCATCGAAGCCCTGATCAGCGAGATTGCACCTGCCTGA
- a CDS encoding PucR family transcriptional regulator produces MDVGESAELPESLVMEMRRTAAELLGDVSSYADAMLDYILERIPEASADDDLRGLTLGSCSSNLEAALSMVRHGIDVSAATAPVTALEHARAMAGRGYSVDVMLRFYRIGHAYFSERIVAAIADVVSDPALALAVVATMQRFAFAYTDRISSEVAAEYVAELDRIQNRVRAARTDAVRGLIRGDKIDLARAERTLSHRLTGWQTAFVCWTDRDDTDLTRVGTAVSAHLGSPHPLLVADGARALWGWVSTTRAPVVASADLATLTEQIPKTVHISIGTPAQGPDGFRDSHAQAQRGRRVMEISGQAVQVTSYADVALVDAMSRDVDLARSFVVSELGALAVQGRREDEERRALLAVLDAQGGLAAAAEELGVHRNTVLQRVRRAEERRGRPATDRVAELHAALRLVQVLGSVVLTSEPDRT; encoded by the coding sequence ATGGATGTAGGTGAGTCGGCAGAGTTGCCCGAGTCCTTGGTGATGGAGATGCGCCGGACTGCCGCTGAGCTTCTGGGGGACGTGTCTTCGTACGCCGATGCGATGCTCGACTACATCCTCGAACGCATTCCGGAGGCCAGTGCCGATGACGACCTCCGCGGCCTGACGCTCGGATCGTGCTCGTCGAACCTCGAGGCAGCACTCTCAATGGTGCGGCACGGTATCGATGTGAGCGCCGCGACAGCGCCAGTCACCGCTCTTGAGCATGCCCGCGCCATGGCGGGCCGCGGCTACAGCGTCGATGTGATGCTGCGCTTCTACCGAATCGGTCACGCCTACTTCAGCGAGCGAATCGTGGCCGCAATCGCCGACGTGGTGTCCGATCCGGCCCTCGCCCTCGCGGTCGTGGCCACCATGCAACGGTTCGCCTTTGCCTACACCGACCGCATCTCCAGCGAGGTCGCCGCCGAGTACGTGGCCGAGCTTGACCGCATTCAGAACCGAGTCCGTGCGGCGCGGACCGATGCGGTCCGTGGGCTGATCCGGGGCGACAAGATCGACCTGGCGCGCGCCGAGCGCACCCTGTCCCATCGGCTCACCGGATGGCAGACGGCGTTCGTCTGCTGGACCGATCGCGACGACACCGACCTCACGCGGGTTGGGACTGCCGTCAGTGCCCACCTCGGTTCGCCCCATCCCTTGCTCGTCGCAGACGGCGCCCGTGCGCTATGGGGCTGGGTCTCCACGACCCGTGCTCCCGTAGTGGCATCAGCTGACCTCGCGACATTGACCGAACAGATCCCCAAGACGGTCCACATCTCCATCGGCACTCCGGCGCAGGGCCCGGACGGCTTCCGTGACTCCCACGCTCAGGCCCAACGTGGCCGGCGGGTGATGGAGATCTCGGGGCAGGCAGTTCAAGTCACGTCGTACGCCGACGTCGCCCTGGTGGACGCGATGAGCCGCGACGTGGACCTTGCCCGCTCGTTCGTCGTGTCCGAACTCGGGGCCCTGGCGGTCCAGGGGCGCCGCGAGGACGAGGAACGACGCGCGCTGTTGGCGGTGCTCGACGCACAAGGAGGGCTGGCAGCAGCGGCTGAGGAGCTTGGCGTCCACCGCAACACCGTCCTGCAGCGCGTACGCCGTGCTGAGGAACGTCGTGGGCGGCCCGCCACGGACCGTGTCGCGGAGTTGCACGCGGCGCTTCGGCTGGTCCAGGTGCTCGGCTCCGTGGTGCTCACCTCGGAACCCGACCGAACCTGA
- a CDS encoding glycerol-3-phosphate dehydrogenase/oxidase has protein sequence MTTTIHRVRPGLADAPATVDLLVIGLGVTGAGVALDAATRGLTVLAVDAHDIAFGTSRWSSKLVHGGLRYLAHGQVGVAHESAVERGILMETTAPHLSHPMPMLLPLMSSVSFTQAALAYVGFKAGNLLRITARTSVKTLPRPRRISRDEALRFAPFMRTEGLRGGLLSWDGQLEDDARFVTCLARTAAAHGAEVRTRARVVSATGTSAVLRDKLTGAEHHVTARAVINATGVWAGSLVEDVKLKPSRGTHLVLRSSTLPGLSAALTMPVPGTTSRFVFALPQPDGTIYVGLTDEETDGEIPDVPQGSPDEISFLLDVISAALDEPIRPADIIGTYAGLRPLLDADGSTADLSRKHAVLTSPTGVITIVGGKLTTYRQMAEDAVDAAELTTAPCRTRTLGLLGAARRDELARLDAPERLVRRFGTDAGLVLSNAVEVSGLDEAELLDAGPQGVTLAELIFAVTHEGAADVDDLLDRRTRVGLVPSDREAAVPMAERALEICAAARL, from the coding sequence ATGACGACCACCATTCATCGCGTACGGCCGGGCCTGGCCGACGCGCCCGCCACCGTCGACTTGCTGGTCATCGGCCTTGGCGTGACGGGGGCCGGCGTGGCACTCGATGCCGCCACCCGCGGCCTCACGGTACTGGCCGTTGATGCGCACGACATTGCGTTCGGTACGTCGCGCTGGTCGAGCAAGTTGGTGCACGGAGGCCTGCGGTACCTCGCCCACGGACAGGTCGGCGTCGCTCACGAGAGTGCCGTCGAACGGGGCATCCTCATGGAGACGACGGCACCCCACCTCTCCCACCCGATGCCCATGCTGCTGCCGCTGATGTCGAGCGTCTCGTTCACCCAGGCGGCACTCGCGTACGTCGGCTTCAAGGCCGGGAACCTGCTTCGGATCACCGCTCGCACCAGCGTGAAGACGCTTCCCCGCCCGCGACGAATCTCCCGGGACGAGGCGCTGCGGTTCGCTCCGTTCATGCGCACCGAAGGCCTCCGCGGCGGCCTGTTGAGCTGGGACGGCCAACTCGAGGACGACGCCCGTTTCGTGACCTGCCTCGCCCGTACGGCGGCCGCGCACGGCGCGGAGGTGCGTACGCGAGCGCGCGTCGTCAGCGCGACCGGCACCAGTGCCGTCCTGCGTGACAAACTCACCGGGGCCGAGCATCATGTGACCGCTCGCGCGGTGATCAACGCCACCGGCGTCTGGGCCGGTTCGCTCGTCGAGGACGTCAAGCTGAAGCCCTCTCGCGGCACCCATCTGGTCCTGCGCAGTTCCACGCTGCCCGGGCTGTCCGCCGCTCTGACCATGCCAGTGCCGGGGACGACCAGCCGCTTCGTCTTCGCCCTCCCCCAGCCCGACGGCACCATCTATGTCGGGCTCACCGACGAGGAGACCGACGGCGAGATCCCGGACGTACCCCAGGGAAGCCCCGATGAGATCAGCTTCCTGCTCGACGTCATCAGTGCCGCACTGGACGAGCCGATCCGACCCGCCGACATCATCGGGACGTACGCCGGGCTGCGACCGCTGCTGGACGCCGATGGCTCAACGGCGGACCTGTCGCGCAAGCACGCGGTCCTCACCTCGCCGACCGGGGTGATCACCATCGTCGGCGGGAAGCTCACCACCTACCGGCAGATGGCCGAGGACGCCGTCGATGCCGCCGAACTGACGACCGCACCGTGCCGGACCCGGACGCTCGGCCTGCTGGGTGCCGCACGCCGGGACGAATTGGCACGGCTCGACGCACCGGAGCGACTCGTACGCCGGTTCGGCACGGACGCCGGCCTCGTCCTGTCGAACGCGGTCGAAGTCAGCGGTCTGGACGAAGCCGAACTGCTTGACGCCGGCCCGCAGGGCGTCACGCTGGCAGAACTCATCTTCGCGGTCACCCATGAAGGCGCCGCCGACGTGGACGATCTCCTCGACCGTCGGACCAGGGTCGGCCTCGTCCCGTCCGACCGCGAGGCGGCCGTCCCGATGGCGGAGCGGGCACTGGAGATCTGCGCCGCCGCCCGCCTCTGA